A portion of the Cetobacterium sp. ZOR0034 genome contains these proteins:
- a CDS encoding LacI family DNA-binding transcriptional regulator, with translation MSLIKIDDIAKLAGYSKATVSKVINNYPGIPESTRQKILKVIKKYEFEPNIQARNLAGKKEKVIGIFIFDKGGLGSYFFQYIIALIIEKAEEKDVKVLISLIKTEKQKVRIKQLIDNGTVQGAIVIGATLNEPELENIIQDEYKLVIFDYKAESNSKNVFFINSNNYEGGKLAAKYLLEKNLKTIYHFTGQENKLPSVQRKEGFLDEIDGNGVICKVLKGEFQLDIAKNIFNQIIKNGEIPEGIFCANDEMAIGCLEALADNGINYKNIKLIGFDNNQISSLYRPRITTIGCNLDKMAEKAVEAILELIEGGSIKKNVYNGELKLYERET, from the coding sequence GTGAGTCTTATAAAAATTGATGATATAGCTAAACTAGCAGGATATTCAAAAGCTACTGTGTCTAAAGTAATAAATAATTATCCTGGAATCCCTGAATCAACTCGTCAAAAAATATTGAAGGTTATAAAAAAATATGAGTTTGAGCCGAATATTCAAGCTAGAAATTTAGCAGGGAAAAAAGAAAAAGTTATCGGAATATTTATATTTGATAAAGGTGGATTAGGAAGTTATTTTTTCCAATATATCATTGCACTAATAATAGAGAAAGCTGAAGAAAAAGATGTAAAAGTTTTAATTTCTCTTATAAAAACAGAGAAACAAAAAGTAAGAATAAAACAGTTAATAGATAATGGAACAGTTCAAGGTGCAATTGTAATAGGAGCGACTTTAAATGAACCTGAATTAGAAAATATAATTCAAGATGAGTATAAGCTAGTAATATTTGATTACAAAGCAGAAAGTAATTCAAAGAATGTATTTTTTATTAATTCAAATAATTATGAGGGTGGTAAATTAGCTGCTAAATATTTATTAGAAAAGAATTTAAAAACGATCTATCATTTTACAGGACAAGAAAATAAATTACCTAGTGTACAAAGAAAAGAAGGTTTTTTAGATGAAATTGATGGCAATGGTGTTATATGTAAAGTTTTAAAAGGTGAATTTCAACTTGATATAGCGAAGAATATATTTAATCAAATTATAAAAAATGGAGAAATTCCAGAAGGAATATTTTGTGCAAATGATGAGATGGCAATAGGGTGTCTAGAAGCTTTAGCGGATAATGGTATAAATTATAAAAATATTAAATTAATCGGATTTGATAACAACCAAATTTCAAGTTTATATAGACCAAGAATCACAACAATAGGTTGTAATCTAGATAAAATGGCAGAAAAAGCTGTAGAAGCAATTTTAGAGTTGATAGAAGGAGGCTCTATAAAGAAAAATGTATATAATGGAGAATTAAAATTATATGAAAGAGAAACTTAG
- a CDS encoding ROK family protein, translating to MYLSFDVGGTKTKYSLIDKNGKILESGNFLTEDNKKIIFSNIEEIVKEFQKKRYSIEGLAFSMPGVIDVKKGYMITGGALHDLYNFAFKEELEKYLGIPVELENDVNCVALAEKWLGNAKECQNFICLTVGTGVGGAIYIDGKMVRGSKYAAGEFGFMITDRRENYEEASLSMSGSVRGGLIQAYSKRKGVNWKEITGERIFELAQLGDIVAIEIIEEFYNSLAYSIYNLAVSLNPEKILIGGEITKREDFIEKIEKKIQIIKKDVCPLEMPEIQRCKFLNDSGKIGAVYNFILNTTETI from the coding sequence ATGTACTTAAGTTTTGATGTTGGTGGAACAAAAACAAAATATTCTTTAATTGATAAAAATGGTAAAATTTTAGAAAGTGGTAATTTTTTAACAGAAGACAATAAAAAAATTATATTTTCAAATATAGAAGAGATTGTCAAAGAATTTCAAAAAAAACGTTACTCAATAGAAGGATTGGCATTTAGTATGCCTGGAGTAATAGATGTAAAAAAAGGGTACATGATAACTGGAGGAGCACTACACGATTTATATAATTTTGCCTTTAAAGAGGAGTTAGAAAAATATCTTGGAATTCCTGTTGAATTAGAAAATGATGTAAATTGTGTAGCTCTAGCAGAAAAGTGGCTTGGGAATGCTAAAGAATGTCAAAATTTTATTTGTTTAACAGTAGGAACAGGAGTTGGAGGAGCTATATATATTGATGGAAAAATGGTAAGAGGCTCAAAATATGCTGCTGGTGAATTCGGCTTTATGATAACGGATAGAAGAGAAAATTATGAAGAAGCTAGTTTGAGTATGTCTGGAAGTGTAAGAGGAGGATTAATACAAGCCTATTCAAAAAGAAAAGGAGTTAATTGGAAGGAAATAACAGGAGAAAGAATATTTGAATTAGCTCAACTTGGAGATATAGTTGCTATAGAAATAATAGAAGAGTTTTATAATTCTTTAGCGTATTCTATTTATAACTTGGCTGTTAGCTTAAATCCTGAAAAAATACTTATAGGTGGAGAAATAACTAAAAGAGAAGATTTTATAGAAAAAATAGAAAAAAAAATCCAAATTATAAAAAAAGATGTATGTCCTTTAGAGATGC
- a CDS encoding carbohydrate porin — translation MKKFVLLSLLCTLALQASAEGEKLSLDQRIEKLEQIIENQNKELNKQKLNIKKNEKKLSLSTQAKPKTEDDQLQFHGYLRTGAEGNMKNGNKNSYSKNKEYVGRWGNEYDTNFNINLSKKFTQSNGAWTKLAVQLESWSDNYDNSVGDSSKIDLTELYVEMGNVPMFSGAFKDSTIIAGKKKWDDQQVEVLDYYYQDVNGTGLGIEKIKLWDGDLSLSYISNDFKDGEVAERDKRDKKISEDIRAYKAKYTYKDIAGEIMYAHATDNADIKEVTDNDDYKSATVTKREAADDGLYLGLYYQPNNFFGFEGKGQHYLQYSTGLLAGEGIGKIDTDFNKRAADDAVTYQLGLGGTVKLGKRTHMLVSYRSLRAENIEARKYDSYAYNYPGADGTVYDRTEFQNSWRVNKLESDALVLRPIYYVNQNLDLWIEAGIGRRDAEAYNGNTEDHKFYKISAGPQLKYYVGSAETSLRLFVTYIGDETKKTDNNVKLSSTVEDVITGFQVSAWW, via the coding sequence ATGAAAAAATTTGTATTGTTAAGTTTATTATGTACATTAGCACTTCAAGCTTCAGCTGAAGGAGAGAAATTAAGTTTAGATCAAAGGATTGAAAAGTTAGAACAAATTATTGAAAATCAAAATAAAGAATTGAATAAACAAAAATTAAATATAAAGAAAAATGAAAAAAAATTAAGTTTAAGTACTCAAGCAAAACCTAAAACTGAAGATGATCAACTTCAATTCCACGGATATCTTAGAACTGGTGCAGAAGGGAATATGAAAAATGGAAATAAAAATAGTTACAGTAAAAATAAAGAGTATGTTGGAAGATGGGGAAATGAGTACGACACAAACTTCAACATTAATTTATCTAAAAAATTCACTCAAAGTAATGGAGCTTGGACAAAACTAGCTGTTCAACTTGAAAGTTGGAGTGATAATTATGATAATAGCGTAGGAGATAGTAGTAAAATCGATCTTACTGAATTATATGTTGAGATGGGAAATGTTCCTATGTTTTCAGGAGCATTTAAAGACTCTACAATTATAGCGGGTAAGAAAAAATGGGATGATCAGCAGGTTGAAGTTTTAGATTATTATTATCAAGATGTTAATGGAACTGGACTAGGTATTGAAAAAATTAAACTGTGGGATGGAGATTTGAGTTTAAGTTACATTTCGAATGATTTTAAGGATGGAGAAGTAGCTGAAAGAGATAAAAGGGATAAAAAAATATCCGAGGATATTAGAGCTTATAAAGCTAAATACACTTATAAAGATATAGCTGGAGAGATTATGTATGCCCATGCGACTGATAATGCAGATATAAAGGAAGTAACAGATAATGATGATTATAAAAGTGCAACAGTAACAAAGAGAGAAGCAGCTGATGATGGTTTATATTTAGGACTTTATTATCAACCAAATAACTTCTTTGGTTTTGAGGGGAAAGGTCAACATTATTTACAATATTCAACAGGTTTATTGGCAGGAGAGGGAATTGGAAAAATTGATACTGATTTTAATAAAAGAGCAGCTGATGATGCGGTAACATATCAGTTAGGTTTAGGAGGAACAGTTAAGCTTGGAAAAAGAACTCATATGCTTGTAAGTTATAGAAGTCTTCGTGCTGAAAATATTGAAGCGAGAAAATACGATTCATATGCTTATAATTATCCAGGTGCTGATGGAACGGTTTATGATAGAACAGAGTTTCAAAATTCTTGGAGAGTAAATAAATTAGAATCAGATGCATTGGTTTTAAGACCTATCTACTATGTAAATCAGAATTTAGATTTATGGATAGAAGCTGGTATAGGGCGTAGAGATGCAGAAGCATATAACGGAAATACTGAAGATCATAAATTTTATAAAATTTCAGCAGGACCTCAATTAAAATATTATGTTGGAAGTGCAGAAACATCATTGAGATTATTTGTAACTTACATAGGAGATGAGACGAAAAAAACTGATAATAATGTTAAGTTGAGCTCAACAGTTGAAGATGTAATTACTGGTTTCCAAGTTTCTGCGTGGTGGTAA